From one Ooceraea biroi isolate clonal line C1 chromosome 7, Obir_v5.4, whole genome shotgun sequence genomic stretch:
- the LOC105279709 gene encoding YTH domain-containing protein 1, with the protein MGSNTDGDNLNLSCGENDNGDELRLAADETYDTRSEVSSSSSNSDSSHPSISSVSSKSSRGDNKRSRRTRTKRGRSRETKSSSPEPKRARSKESKGTTKSYDYTTKLNYLFRDARFFIIKSNNAENVTLSKAKGVWSTLPQNEANLNQAYRESRNVLLVFSVKESGKFAGFARLSTESRRDAGPVSWVLPPGLSAKALGGVFKVDWICRKELPFTATLHLYNPWNDGKQVKIGRDGQEIEPRVAEELCRLFPEDEGIEMTPILRKSKEAGKHVTKSSRYRDKRPISSSRFLRRGGRGRRLFLTSRSRLASLARGSHGVAGDHRSSRDHSYRYTPWFNRGDSPYTKGYGTGLGVAAVAEAYVADYMRTMQHQLPPLPPYGPHPYDTLPPPPPPPRYYDGLPLPPDYSATASALEKRSYERSVDEFLWRTASRHSRHSDHRSSRDHHRYRDRR; encoded by the exons ATGGGCAGCAACACCGACGGCGACAATCTGAATCTCAGCTGCGGCGAGAATGACAACGGCGACGAGCTCAGGCTGGCAGCAGACGAAACGTATGACACACGCAGTGAGGTCTCCTCGAGCAGCTCCAATTCTGACTCGAGTCACCCCAGTATCAGCTCGGTCTCCAGCAAGTCGTCACGCGGCGACAACAAGCGAAGCAGGAGGACCAGGACCAAGCGGGGCAGGTCCAGAGAAACCAAGTCGTCTAGTCCTGAACCGAAACGAGCTAGGTCCAAGGAGAGCAAGGGCACTACCAAGAGCTACGACTACACCACCAAGTTGAACTACCTGTTTAGAGACGCAAG ATTTTTCATCATCAAATCTAACAATGCGGAGAATGTAACGTTATCGAAGGCCAAGGGTGTATGGAGCACGCTGCCACAGAACGAGGCGAATCTGAATCAAGCATACAGAGAATCGCGTAATGTATTGCTGGTATTTTCCGTGAAAGAATCCGGCAAGTTTGCTGGATTCGCGAGACTCAGTACGGAATCACGAAGAGACGCCGGTCCAGTTTCTTGG GTATTGCCTCCTGGCCTGTCTGCAAAGGCATTAGGCGGTGTATTTAAGGTCGACTGGATATGCAGAAAGGAATTACCGTTTACAGCTACGTTACACCTGTACAATCCCTGGAACGACGGCAAGCAGGTCAAAATCGGCCGAGACGGCCAAGAAATCGAGCCCAGAGTCGCCGAGGAATTGTGCAGACTGTTTCCGGAAGACGAAG GCATCGAGATGACGCCGATCTTACGAAAGTCCAAGGAAGCGGGGAAACACGTGACCAAATCGTCGCGTTATCGCGACAAGAGACCCATAAGCAGCTCAAGATTCTTGCGGAGAGGCGGACGAGGACGTAGACTGTTCCTAACTTCGAGATCACGCTTGGCCTCGCTCGCTAGGGGTTCCCATGGTGTTGCGGGTGATCACAGGAGTTCCAGGGACCATTCCTATCGGTACACGCCGTGGTTCAACCGAGGAGATTCACCGTACACGAA GGGTTACGGGACAGGACTGGGTGTCGCAGCGGTTGCGGAGGCTTACGTGGCGGATTACATGCGCACCATGCAACATCAGTTGCCTCCGTTGCCGCCTTACGGCCCGCACCCCTATGACACTCTGCCTCCACCACCTCCACCACCAAG atATTATGATGGTTTGCCACTACCTCCAGATTACAGTGCAACAGCATCGGCACTGGAGAAGCGCAGCTATGAAAGAAGCGTAGACGAGTTCCTGTGGAGGACGGCTAGCCGCCACAGTCGACACAGTGATCACCGTTCTTCCCGCGATCATCACAGATACAGAGATCGTAGATAA
- the LOC105279710 gene encoding GPI mannosyltransferase 4: MSLKHKNEYRRSIDEYQSANPIRRKIGLYWILAALRITLTLAPQTGYIHPDEFFQSIEVVSGEHFDIDVYKPWEFNTTFPVRTAFIPQLVVGLPYVVLKMLSPYTFHLFGLSLKTPYFFVIFPRLFMCALSFLSDYFLYKICCMYGQNYRVRLVTYASSYIMLTYATRILSNSIELVLTAALLYLVSKCMVFSEKVVLQNDYISKKYSEATSGTERLKYYKLRALLPSHSLNHCFKLATITVIGIFNRPTFVAFALAPIFFWLQRGLGSKSVSLVDFHIRIFIFILYGLPVALFFILVDSFYYGYLTMGEIGQLEVGINNFVVTPVNFIKYNIDTKNLQTHGLHPRFLHFLLNVPLLFSILGLIGLLTFVKMVYRGITAQWLRLPRLQSIVGLMTTAFIVPVALLSLFPHQEPRFIIPVLFPLVFLYAPELNQVPSLDIVQRASFNDDSDVGESSSSTETKRHKSRKLVLWYISNLLLAFFYAFAHQGGILPLTFHVATELAAKPYLTNVHLYTSYSYSMPTALLQLRNTRKVYRSGNHKYKLTQDFHLYEQGSKPLPQVFNSIARSVRDCEEKFAVKKIPYRLYYALPASAMDELARLSNSSQSRQFGFHIVKAFYPHISVERLPLVQPVERLGNLFSRQNDGIFSSFVKAVEDVREYIEQFKLLLLRIEYFVPKTKRSKNNR, from the exons atgtcATTAAAG CACAAAAACGAGTATCGCAGATCCATTGACGAGTATCAGTCTGCAAACCCTATACGTCGCAAGATTGGTCTGTACTGGATCCTAGCTGCACTAAGAATAACTCTTACTCTCGCTCCGCAGACAGGCTACATCCATCCGGACGAATTCTTTCAGTCCATCGAAGTTGTCTCTG GAGAGCATTTCGATATCGACGTCTACAAACCATGGGAATTCAACACTACTTTTCCCGTACGCACTGCGTTTATTCCTCAACTCGTCGTTGGTCTGCCTTACGTGGTTCTCAAGATGCTGTCTCCGTACACGTTTCACCTATTCGGGCTGTCGCTGAAAACTCCGTATTTCTTCGTGATCTTCCCACGACTCTTCATGTGCGCGCTCTCCTTCCTGTCGGATTACTTTCTTTACAAGATCTGCTGCATGTACGGGCAGAACTACAGAGTCAGACTCGTGACATATGCCAGCTCTTATATCATGCTCACATACGCCACCCGTATACTGTCCAATTCCATCGAACTGGTGCTGACCGCTGCTCTGTTGTACCTCGTTTCCAAGTGCATGGTGTTTTCGGAGAAA GTCGTGCTTCAGAACGATTACATCTCCAAGAAGTACAGCGAAGCGACGAGCGGAACGGAGCGACTTAAGTATTACAAGCTCAGGGCTTTGTTGCCCTCGCACTCGCTGAACCACTGCTTCAAACTGGCGACGATAACGGTGATAGGGATATTCAATAGACCGACTTTCGTCGCGTTCGCTCTCGCTCCCATCTTCTTCTGGCTGCAAAGAGGTCTAGGTTCGAAGAGCGTCAGCTTGGTGGACTTCCACATCCGGATCTTCATCTTCATCCTCTACGGGCTGCCAGTCGCACTGTTCTTTATTCTAGTCGATAGTTTCTATTACGGATATCTAACGATGGGGGAGATAGGTCAATTGGAAGTCGGAATAAACAATTTCGTGGTGACGCCGGTTAATTTCATCAAGTACAATATCGATACAAAGAATTTGCAGACGCACGGACTGCATCCTCGTTTCCTGCACTTCCTGCTGAATGTTCCGCTGCTGTTCAGCATCCTGGGACTCATCGGACTGCTCACGTTCGTCAAAATGGTGTACAG aGGAATAACGGCGCAATGGCTGCGTCTGCCACGTCTGCAGAGTATCGTGGGCCTGATGACGACCGCGTTCATCGTTCCGGTTGCCTTGCTGTCCCTTTTTCCGCATCAGGAACCGCGTTTCATAATCCCGGTGCTCTTTCCGCTGGTGTTCCTCTACGCGCCCGAGCTGAATCAAGTTCCCAGCCTAGATATCGTTCAGAGGGCATCGTTCAACGACGACAGTGATGTCGGCGAGTCTAGCAGTTCCACCGAAACGAAAAGGCACAAGTCCAGGAAACTGGTGCTGTGGTACATCAGCAATCTGCTGCTAGCCTTCTTCTATGCCTTCGCGCATCAGGGTGGAATCCTCCCGCTGACGTTCCACGTCGCCACGGAGTTGGCGGCCAAGCCGTACCTTACCAACGTGCATCTGTACACTTCGTATAGCTACTCGATGCCCACCGCGTTGCTGCAGCTGCGCAACACTCGTAAGGTCTACCGCAGCGGCAATCACAAGTACAAGTTGACGCAGGACTTTCACCTGTACGAGCAAGGCTCCAAACCCTTACCGCAGGTGTTCAACAGCATCGCCAGAAGCGTCAGGGACTGCGAGGAGAAGTTCGCTGTGAAGAAGATCCCTTACAGACTGTACTACGCGTTACCGGCTTCCGCGATGGACGAACTCGCGAGGCTGTCCAACAGCTCGCAGTCTAGGCAGTTTGGGTTTCACATAGTCAAGGCCTTCTACCCTCACATCTCTGTGGAAAGACTGCCGTTAGTGCAACCGGTCGAGAGACTGGGAAACTTGTTTAGTCGACAGAATGACGGTATTTTTAGCAGTTTCGTTAAAGCTGTAGAGGACGTTCGCGAATATATCGAACAGTTCAAGTTGCTATTGTTGAGAATCGAATACTTTGTGCCTAAGAcaaaaagaagtaaaaataaCAGATGA